The sequence TATACCCGTGCTGCTGTGGTGCAATGGATTAGCGCGTTGGCTTTCTAATTCAAGTGTTGTGTGTACCACCCGTATCAGCGATGGTTTTATGCCAGGGTCTTTTTGATTCTATTGCACACCAAGGCTAAACAAGCGAACCCTTTTCAGGGTATGTAATAAGAATCAAATGTACTTTATAGGAAGCAAAATATAATATCGCAGAAAAACGAAAATTTAATGGAATAGCCGTAGTGCGATTAGGCATTTCATATGCCCACTTCATAAAAGGCTTGCTTGAAGAAAATACTTTTTAGCGTACACCTTCTCTGCGCCACAACACTTGATCAACGAAagagcaaagccaaataggccAAAGTTCTAATATCGACGAAGTTATTAGACATTTAATCTACATATTATTTTTGGCTGCCTGCATGCTAGTCTTAACATATCACTTACGTTACGGATGATTAAAATATGCATAAACTATTCCTAGGGCTACATTGCTCCAAAGCCTAATGTATCTACTCGCACAACcctggcgcaatggactagcgtgtttgacttctaattcaaatgtTGTGGCTTTGACTCCCAATAGGGGTGACCAAAGCCAGGTTATGCATGTTCTTACTGTTTCTATAGCACACCAATATTGAGCAAACGAACCATTTTCCGTGCGTGTAATCAAAACAAATGTATTTTATGCGAAGCAAAGACAATATCTcagaagaaattaaaatttaatggaATAGCCGTAGTCCGTTTGGGCATTTCATATCCCACTCATTAAAAGCTTTGCTTGAAGTCAACACTTTTTAGTGTTTACTTTCTATGCAACATGACACCTGATCAAAGAAagagcaaagccaaataggtcatcaattctGATATTGACGATGTATTTAGAATTTACTCTACATTTTATTTTTGGCTCCCTTATGTTACCGATGAATGATAGATGCATAAACATTTACTTGGGTTACATTGCTCTAATGCCTAATGTATATAACCgagccgctgtggcgcaatggactagcccgttggacttctaattcaaaggttgtaagttcgactcccatcagcggtaaTTCATGCCAGGCTTTAACCATTTCTGTTGCACACCGGTGCTGAGCAAACGAACCATTTTCAATGCGTGTAATCAGAACCAATTGCATTTTacatgaatgaaaaaataatgtcgCAGAAGAAATTAAAGTTTAATTGAATACCCGTATTCGGATTAGGCATTTCATATCCGTCTCATTAAAAGGTTTCCTTGAAGTAAATACTTTTTATCATTTACTTTCTATGCAACATGACACCTGATCAACGAAAGAGCAAAGCCATCAGCGGTACTTATTGCCAGGTTCTTGCCGTTTCCATTGCACACAGATGCTGAACAAACGAACCATTTACAATGCGTGTAATCAGAACCAAATGCATTTTATGCGAGGCAAAAAATAATGTTGCAGAAGAAATTAAATCTTAATGGAATAACCGTATTCCGatcaggcatttcatatgcccaatcaacaaaatgtttgtttgAAGTAACTACATTCTAGTAATTACTTTCTCTGCACCAAGACACCTGATCATGAAAAGAACAAAGACAAGTAGGTCATCAATTCAGATTTAgaatttactctacatattatTTTTGGCTCCCTggatacgatttttaaaatatcacttaTGTTACGGATGATTAATAGACGCATAAACACTTCATTGGGTTAAAATTCTCCAATGCGTAATACATAACAGTTTCTGGGCTCCTAACATgatgatataatatataaaatgaaacaaaccgACCTGGCTACATGCAATATCTGTCCTGAAGAAATATCCGAAGGTTTCTCCTGATACCAGAGGTACATGATCCAAAATTTGCTAGAGTCATTGAATGCGCTGCTTATAGTAATTGAAGCCAAAAGATAGAGTtgatgatattagtaggttgcagtgACAGGTGCTTCTTGAAAACGTGGAGCTAGCTTAAAATTATTTCAGTTTAGCAAGCTATTGCTGCTACTGGTGAGAAGCTAAATCAGAGTAACTCTCTCCTATTTATAGGGCCCTTGGATTGTTGATTGGCTTACTTATAACCTCCTAATATGGACAGACTATACCAAACCTTTAGTCCCCTACTGTAAAGTATCAACAACAAGAAAGTTGCTTCAAGGTATGACACATAGCTTTGATTTagttaattgagacaaaaatgCTTTGGGTGAGCAAAACAACCTTGTGTACCCTTAATGATTCATCTGCATAGCAACTATCAAGTATTGGGAactgcaattaacatgagctaaactgtgtttagctccattttataaaaaaatctagcatatttttttacacttttttgcataGTTAATGTTATCAAGCAAATGTGCTAGCGAAACTTTTGGTTTGTTAAACttactgcaaatgtcataatttttttattgctattgtttctctttatgtgtgttttactaagcatgaaTAGCTAGCTGGCGTCTTCCCgtttaactatatttaactgggtatcTGTCTTATCTAATGTTACCTTCAATCTCCATAtctaaacctagctagctaactgatgattaatgttgttattcctcttttagctatttatatccaccttagtagtcaaacttagggatcttatttgagcacgaattatgatgtaacaagccacaaaatctttcaaagacttattgaacttttagggtagtgggaggaaaaattttactttaacaggaaattttgtaaaactaaagtgtgtgcgttaattggagtaagttttattgctttgttgttgacatcctgttaaacttctgcGAGCTCGCATGTAATTTacaaggttatatatttttacaagggcagtggttgatatttttacaaaggttgttcacattttttgggaaatttaactgggtttttttacatttgtggttaaaatttatcagcagagaatagtatggttgccgattatattgtttgtgttgcaaactgctgttttttaaatgctgtgtaaacttttgtggaaaaagaccacatgcaaaatactgaaagaacaaatttttgtacaattagACTGTGAGCTGTTGTgtaagttggattttttttatattttgttttataaactttttttaagctttaaacTAACTGTGAGTAATGTAATTACGGGAATAAATATTcggtgatgataaaaaattactgaatgttcagactgaaactgtttaactgtcgtgagggaggaccatatgcaagtatatatactaaaaataataatttgatattttacactttccaagttaaaattaaaacgtaaatgactgctttttctgagttgaatttgatgggtttcatatcaattttgtggaagattttatgggtgaaaacaatataaaacatgccaattgaactgatttttgtccatattttgatttgctcctcataaacctttgtgttctacatttgttgtaaacttttgtgaggaaggaccatacatatatacaatgttttcaaaataatgatttttgttgatttgaaatttactccttgctcattgctttttcgacatttcagtttaaaatgtttggtaaagtcagtacggatcattacacaacaaaactgttttgttaaccggttaatttttacattttgtgcatatttttgcgggagaggatggtatgcaaccgaataaatgatttttcaaagttttttggtgttttgtgtttaagtttggctttttgatattgttcaggttgtattgttgtataagcatttaggggaaagacaatgtttaaaatgcataaagaacttatttcatagatctgtgtttactgttgcaagcctttcttttcgacatttcagattaaaatattgaaggttttccacataatcacataataagatgtatacatattttagATGTgttttttctgacattattattattgttgtctgggttgtgactgtcaatgttgtaactttctactaactagattttacaccttgcacgccgttgtttttcatattttgtctgaagttttgttgtgaggatttcatgcgatttgacatttgatattttgtgttagattttaagaacttttttgttaaattatgacttatatactttctttttatgcattttcagattattttttagtaaaaggcatattcaatatactgaaatactTGCTGAtgacatcaaaattcaaatgacagaacttttcaattgtttttctgcctaagtggatttttccacgagcctAATCTACTAGTACAATAATAACAGTCTACGCCGTACAGTACCTCAAAATATCGCCAAACGTCAAGTGTCGACCAAGCTTGCTAGGTCGGTGCAATAACTAAGGGCGATACGTACAGTACAGCAAGGAATATTCTGTTCTTACTGTATTTTTTAAGAGCTAAGTTAGATAAAAATGAAGGAATAAAAAGTTTAGTTTAGTGTTCTTACAATTCACTACTTTCGTTAACACATGAGGTTAAATTTGAAACAGCTTTGtctgaaaacaaaaaattctcATGTAAAAATCGAAAAGTCCCTATGAAATAAATCTAAAcgcatgattttttttcatcaacCAGACAAAACACGGTTTACAACCTGTTATCATCATCTCATAGCAAAAAAGttggtcaattttttttatttttcaaaaaatattgccgGTGAAGGTTTAAAAATAAACGTTACTTCCTTCAGGTTGAGCGCTTAGTGAAGAGGAACAATGCCACACACTCCTATAGATGTGTAATACACCTATACGGGTGTGCAGGGTAAAAAAACTGCATTGCAACTTCGATTCAatagaaacacaaaaaacagCCAACCCATCGTTAACACTGGGCTGAACGCTTATTACAGGTATATGCACTATGTTGGAAATCTGTATAGGGGTGATacctttttccaaaaatgtttttataacaggAAACAGTCCGTCGTTTCCCTGTccagttaaaattttattttgtggaatacGTTTTCAGGATAATGATAAATAGCTACACcagctacctaactgcattttGAGTCAGAGGTAGCTAGGTGCTAGCTAGATACACTTCACcacaacacaaaaataattgATATTGGCTAAGATAAAATGCttttataccaaactgaatagtaATAGCTAAGGCAAGTTGGCTTTATATGGCTCTTTCAAAACCTTCGTTCGTAGCCAAAATTCTAAAAttggtgcgtttaagatttgAAAGTGGCTAAAAAaggtgacaatatatttatttgcGCACAAATAGagagaatacggctattacaaTAAAGActtcgttaacccgtggaaactCCTTGGGGTCGcccgtctttaaattacacgctattttGTGTTGCACATCGCACGAAACGGGGTCGTACATCagttatatatcgcatttcgtgtttccgtaacacacagacaaacagacagacgacggctattattataaggAGTAGTCGTTAGCCAGTGGAAAAATCTGCAGGTTCGCCCTCTCGTAAAATCGCATTTGCTATTCAATGTTTCTGTAGCACGACACTCTTATTACGTACATATAATACAGGtgtgaaaataataataaatcggTAAATTCAATATTAATTAAATCGAACAattacaaacaacaaaaaatcgttctgtgaCGATTAACTTCGCCAAATTAGTTCTTCGTCTAAAACTTAAACGGTTAATTTAACCCATACACTTCGCCAAATTCGTTCTTCGTCTAAAACTTGAACGGGTAATCTAACCccaattcttttgttttgttgccAAACTCAAGGTACATGAACATGAGCAGGCTGGGATTTTTCTTCCCTTTCACAGTTGTACCTGGCAGCCAATTCCTCACAACACCATTTACCTTCATCAAATTGACAGCTTTGGTGTTGCAGCAGAGTTTACATTTCTTGTAAGTTTGTTCCCAATTCGTCTTAGGGTTGCCTCTTATGTACAGTCTTCCCCACAGCTTAAACAAATGTGTTAGCTTGAAATCTGTCATTATATAGGTGAAGtcctaaataaaacttcaagTTATTAAATTCTACATCTCCAAGGATTACTTAGTGGAAAATTAAATGATGAGTTAAATAAAAGCACAGCGCATACTCTGCAAATTAGGGGAATGATTTATATTTTTGCGTTTTCTTCCTTTAAGCGTAAAAACTGCAGTAGTTTAATATatgttttagataaatcagtaaTAATGCCTAGGATATATGCAGTCACACTTTCTCTCTCGCCATATACTAGAATTGTAGTGTATGCCACTTATCTCGTTTACCTCAATAGCGAGCTTACAATCCATGTTTCGAACCTCATTGAGTTGTCCATAGATCCGAGTCATTGAGGAATATTGAAATTTAAGCATTGTTTCCTGAATGTGGCCTGCATGGTAGACAACTGACATATTCGTCTGTTTGCCTTTAAGCTTGTTGATGAGTAAACTTGCACTACACAGGAATGCTTATGGATGAAAAAAGCACCTACTTGTTCATCCCACCTACCTAGCCACGTTttcattaaattaaaatttaaacttctcTGTGATGAAAATCTACTTAAAAACTCGACTTATATGTTCTCTTAcgcaaatccctaaaatttctaaaaaggTCTGCAAGGAGTACAACGTGGTTTtctttactattttttatttttcggttGAAATATATTCCACACTTTGGTGAGTATACGGATACgtttaatattctttttttgaattttgtcaACATATGACCTTTTGTTGTCTGTACGACCGTACATCCATGGTACGACCAATGGTTAAGTTTAATTCAATTTAAATTGCCGGCAAAAACTGACCATACATCTTAAGATTTTTCATAGTGTAATTAAAAACAGCGTTAAATTATTTAATGATAACTCAGCACTTAGCATTGTAGACATCCAGTAATGCCTTggattctttcctccaaggtaatGCCAAGTAGTGGCCTTTTAGCAGAGTGTTTGCTTTTAGTGCGGAAGGTCGTGGGTTTAATTTCCGGCATAATcctgccagagactataaaagtgcaAATCGATCCTTTCTATTTAGCGTTCATCACGATAATGTGTATCTTAATGGTTGTCTAGCTGAGCGGTTGTCACTTGCACGCCTTGGGGTTTTAAATAAGCTGGAATCCTTCTCGCAGGATCTTTATGGATAAGAGTACTAATAAGAAATAAAGAAGCCATCCTGGattcatataaaaataataaaagcgcAACGAACTAAGGCTTTCGATTTTGATTCAATTACAAAGTCTCATGGCTTTTATTTTGATGGTTTAAAAGGGAAAAGAAAAATTCTGCTTACCTGGTCAACGGTGCAGCTGTGATTAAGAATGGTGAAATTAAACCTTAACTGATCCAGGGAACCAAGAGCAGCGATTTTCACTTTGGTATTTTTCGCCAATGGCAAGTACATCTTTTCTCTCAGAAACTTGTTTACCTTTGGAGGCAAGTCGGTGttgattttgatttaaaattgtGGTTCTCCTGTTTCTTTGCCATTTGGTTTTGAATGAAGGGAAATATCCATCTaagtaaaagattttttagcTAGTAGagcaataaaatgtaaaaagaattCATGGTTAAAATTATTTACATCATTAAATCTTATCAAATGTTTGGGACCATTTAGCAAATTTACATGGCAAAGATGGATAAGCTGGAGGTAATAAAAACTCACTTCGTTCGTGTAATCAcccaaaactttaaaaaaatcttgcATGGAACCATTTTGGACTTTTTTATACAGGGGTGTCACCAATTCCACGATATCGTAAAGTTTGAAACAGTCGATGGAGAGCACTAAATTGAATTCGTTTTTTGACCAAAAttggaggtaacctttaaataTTGCATTTGAAAAACTCCCAATATCCAGTGAATCTATTTGGTAGAATGTCAAGGTCTTTCCATTATCATATGTCCTCTTAATCTTCCGAAGGGGTTGTGAATTTAAATAATATGCCTGTAAATCAATCATTGTGGCGATTTCTTGAAATACTTTGGCATCAGTTATGCTTTCTAGTGAAAAGCCATGTTTCTTTGTTGTACTGGACAGTAACCCCGAAACTTTTGTATTGGATATTGTTTGGTCTGTATAGGACTCCTTACCTGCAACATCTATGCAAGAAAATATATACTGTTAAACTCGTGTAATTTGAATCGTCAAGGGATCTCAAAATTTGTTCAGATTGAGTTTTTGAATTATAAGTAATATCAACTAAATTTGGAAAACAAAGGTTATGGGTGTTTTACACGGTGCAACAGGCTCTAAATAGAAGTGAGGTATTTTTGGAAGAATCATTCAactttttattgcatcaatgtTGTAAAAAACGTCAGTAATGGAGAATTGCTTTATTCTGTCGAACCTTCTTTGgttaattttcattttgttcGAGACGTTCCAAGGTAAAGTACCTAGCCCTGAATCAGTTTTGAACAAGGTAAAGCTACTTAGGACGTTTATTGCCTCAAACTTCATTTTGCGATGGTGTATAAGTCCTTTACTGCGTTGAACTTTGCTTTCAAAGTAATTTAGGTGTACTTTCTTTTTGCTGACATTCTGCTCCTGTGTGCTACGAACAACCAAGTTTTAAAAGCTTCCAAGTATTCGAGTACTAAAAAATCtcagatttttcaaattatgagAGTTCGAAATAAAGGAGTTTTCTTGTACGGGTTTTCATACTTGTAAATTTTGAACGGACTCGAATCGAATCTTTTCgattttaacaacaaaattaaatttccctGCTCAAGAGAACCATGTTCAATAAAACATACGGATCTACGTGATATTAgtagaaaaaacattaaaaaacacaACCCAACGCAAcctgaaattgtttttttctgcaCTGTCTTGCAAGATAAGAAAGCCCCGTTACCTACCGCTAATTAGTAGTGTCAGCAAtaatgtaaaaacaacaaagatAGCCATATCTCTGATTGGAATATAAAACTTTCCAATATGTGCCTGAAAATCTTTACTGAAGCTCATAAGAGTAGAATCATAATGTAAATGTCGATTTGAACATATGACATAAAGTGTTTTTTTCACGCTTGATTGATCATGCGAAAGAGAGCATGCGACACAGTTTTCGTGCAACGTCCTTTACAACAAACGTTATTATTGTAAGCATAAGTAAAAGTCAGTCAGGGAAATAAACATATGATAAAAACATACATTGAAAATAGAAACATATGGATATAAAATTAACGATTTGGTTTCGTATAAAAGATGTTTTGCACCTCTTTGTCCGAAGAAAaataagtgtttattttttttttagctaaaCATGTAAACGAAAGAACATATAGTTTAAAATTAACCATGCTGAACAAAATTATGGCAGCGATGCTGTTTGCAGAGAAATTACTAAGATACTGCTGCTCTAACAGGCGTTGCAGATATTGGACAttcatgttttattatatatgaCCCCCTCCTAATGTTTGTGCAACACGTTTAGCTGATTGCAAAAGACTGAAATAAACGATCTGATAAAACGGAAGGTCAAAACCTGGCGGATAACTTGTAGGGGAAACTTTGTGAAAGGTTTTTTGTCTACACATAATCCGTTTAAACGAGTAACATGCTTCAAAAGTCCTTCAAATCGTGGAAAGTCGCTAAGGTTGCTGCCTCCGCGACCCATATGAGTAAAACTTTGGCAAAACGAAGAGAAAATTAAGTGTAACATTAACATAGCTACGCGGAATTCGCACAGAAGATCAGTTTGAATacgataaatatgataatggAAAGTTTTTAGAATAACTCCAGATGTTTCTGCGGAATTGCTTTTGTATGGAGTCATCCATACAAAAACAAGACACAGTGCTGCGCGCTGTGATTAGTCCTGGTATTAAGCTTGCTGCAACAATTTAGCAATGGGTGTTAGTTATTCGTAAGTGCAACATTATTTTTGTGTTCACAGAAGCACACTTGTTAAAATTAATCCAGaggtttttaaacttgtttttttctacaCTTTTGCAATACGTATTGGAAGAATGGAAAGAAGAATCGTCGAATTTCTTAGTTTCCATCGAATTAACAGTTTTTACTTGTCATAcgaatatatattaaatattcgTCGTCACATGTACTGTATACACCTTTGTTTTTTGCGAAGGGTTTTTAACTTAATAAAACGTAACATTAAAAGTAACAGATAACATGAATGTCATCGTTTCTTGGCTAAATCTGCTCAGAACTTTCAACAAATGATTTGTTACATCTAAAAAGATCTAAACCAGACGGTAATTCACTATTCAAATAGAAAAGATTCTTTGCAAACCTCGTTCCCTGGacttattaaacttttaaaatgtaatcCTTTCAAATTAACTGAAACGCTATCTAGCCCAAGTTTATACTTTTAGATTTATCTAAAAGCTATACGGGTAAAAAATGGGAGGCATCCAACCACCACTCCTGCCTGTCCGGTTTTAAGATCATCGGATTTGATCCCTTTTTACAACAAATATGCGACACAGAAAAGGGTTACTGTGGaaaatttcttgaacatgatagtttagtaggcgacgtttggggagatccttctcccatcatcgggcaaagtataataatgttgagcatgtatttatataattgcaaaaGATCGAAATtcgtaaaaattaaccaatcagaaacgagctgaaaATTtcattacggtaattaacattttcggacctagatgtatgtaactacttcttctgtagggctgggaaccaaatctcaggaaattgatacgagatgctgtttatgtgtttgttacgttctgcACTGTTGTTGGtctctttaatcttcctggccgttgctCTGGATTctatgtcaatgattttcttctcatcccaattaaactgatgacatctgttccagctgtggtccgcaatttcgatTTTTTcgcatctccgtttctcactgcgcatatgttcttgcactcgttgcttaaactttctttttgtttcgcctatatacactccatcacaatctttacacggaatttcgtaaacaacattgctttgttcttccaggtttattttgtcttttggtttagacaaagtgcttcttagggtgcctttagagttaagaatgcatttgatcttgtatcttgtgttgccttaaaactcgacgaaggatctcgctggtacctggtacgaagggtatGAAATGCTGATTCCATAAATTCCTCTGATATTTCCTTGTtatctccgttgcatcttctcttcattttgaTTTATACTTGCGTGATGattttatgactgtatccatctgcgattaatgcatttcttacacttcgaatttcttctttcctctcctgtttctcactgactacgctgttggcacgattcagtaatgaagatatgacactttctttgcaagatttctgatgctttgattcgaagttaaggtactggtcagtgtgtgttggttaacgatacactgaaactgaaatggaaccattcttgcgtttgaccaaagtgtccaggaaagcgatgcttccatcgtgttcaagctcaacagtgaatttgatttgtcgatgcaGGCCGTTGATATGCTCATGGAACTCTTTAAGATGAGATCatttgattatggcgaatacgtcggcagggcctcccatggcaactccgtcAGTTTGAGtttagaagttcttattaaacagataccatgttttggttagaacaagttcgaccgcagaaaatccggtactggaatcttCGTCTTTTCTccgaatgcagcatcgttttcgataaggtctttaatgagtttaaggtgtcttttatggaaacatttgtgtagagtgatgtgacatcaaatgataccatgcattcgtcgtctgctatctttatttctctgatgtattccgaaaattctttttgagtttttgctgtggtcacttgctgTAAATTTGCTGGGGATaaaagcaacaaattttgataggttgtataacggtgttccaGTGCAGGAGACTATTGGTCGAATTGGATTTCCCTGTTTATGGATTTTTGGCAGTCCGTAAAATCGCGGTGGTGGTCCGTCACAAGGTTTCAGTCGGTAATGCTGCTTATCGTCgatgtattcttttctcttcaactccattaagatgttcctcgcttctcgtttgatgacttctgtaggatctttcttgagaagtttgtaAGGCCCGTTGTTGATGTGTTCGTTGCACTTGTTGATGTAGTCAGGTGTATTCATGATAACCAGTGTTCTTCCCTTGTCTGCCGGTAGGATTATGATATCTTTGTCCTTCTTTAGATTCTTCAATGACagtctttcagatttttgcaaattgtcctttggtgtttttcttttctgtagCGTGAGGCTTACTTAAGCTCTTACAGAAAAGGGTGCTGGGGCAGGGGTTCAGATTATACACAAACTGTACGATGATAAAGGGAAATCGAAAGAGTACGAAAGAGAATACGGGAAAATTTGTCTGGCAAAGGgtatatatgtttttgttttgtgtttttgttttccttGATGAAGGAAAAGGCTACATTTGCTTGCTGCAATTTTTTATCAAGCAAAATCATTTTGTTCATCAAGATTTTATTAGCATGTTAGAATGTTTCTTTTACTACAGGAATTCCAAATTTAAGATTGCAATTTTaagttgtagctagctagttacctACCTGGCTAAGAAGGGTCATTTAGCCATAacgtattattatttttactgaaATTTCTATCAACGTTTTTCTTCAGCATATACCATTCCTTTCTCCCCACCCCATCCCCAATAGTTAGCTAAGTCATGTCTAGTCAGAGAAAACCACTAAAAACTGGGATCCTGTGCAGT is a genomic window of Hydractinia symbiolongicarpus strain clone_291-10 chromosome 14, HSymV2.1, whole genome shotgun sequence containing:
- the LOC130625218 gene encoding uncharacterized protein LOC130625218; the protein is MNVQYLQRLLEQQTLHENCVACSLSHDQSSVKKTLYVICSNRHLHYDSTLMSFSKDFQAHIGKFYIPIRDMAIFVVFTLLLTLLISDVAGKESYTDQTISNTKVSGLLSSTTKKHGFSLESITDAKVFQEIATMIDLQAYYLNSQPLRKIKRTYDNGKTLTFYQIDSLDIGSFSNAIFKGYLQFWSKNEFNLVLSIDCFKLYDIVELVTPLYKKVQNGSMQDFFKVLGDYTNEMDISLHSKPNGKETGEPQF
- the LOC130626068 gene encoding uncharacterized protein LOC130626068; its protein translation is MYLPLAKNTKVKIAALGSLDQLRFNFTILNHSCTVDQDFTYIMTDFKLTHLFKLWGRLYIRGNPKTNWEQTYKKCKLCCNTKAVNLMKVNGVVRNWLPGTTVKGKKNPSLLMFMYLEFGNKTKELGLDYPFKF